The candidate division TA06 bacterium B3_TA06 nucleotide sequence TTTGTCGGCAAAGAACGGACCGTCACAGGTTGCGCAGTAGCTGACTCCTCGTCCGTAGAGTTTCTTCTCGCCGGGTACCCCGAGCTTCTTAGGTGTTGTTCCAGTGGCGATGATCACGGCGCGCGCCTTTATATCTTGACCTGCAACCCTTATAACCTTGGGATCGGCGGCAAGGTGGATCTCTTCGGGTTCGCCTGAGGCAAACTCGGTGCCGAATCGCTGGGCCTGGCTCTGCATGGCTCGACCGAGCTCGGCTCCGGCCACGCCATCTGGGAAGCCCGGGTAGTTCTCTATCCACTCGGTGGTGGCTACCAGACCTCCTGGGGCCCCCTTGTTAACAACCAGGGTGGAAAGCTGGGCACGTGAGGTGTAGATGGCGGCGGTCAGGCCTGAAGGCCCGCCACCGATCACTACCACATCGTAGGAGTCCTTTAGATCAACCTTTGGCGGCCCGGTAACGGAGAAGGAAAACTCCACTTCTTCCCCGTATCTCAGGATTCCGGCTGGGTGAGTGCGGAAAGCACCTGCTCGACCACCGCGGCCTCGGGCATAGCACCCTCGAACTGAACCCTCTCGTTGATTATCGTCTTGGGAACCCCGTAGACCGCATACTTATTGGCAAGGTGGGGGAACTCCACCGACTCGATCATCTGGGCCTTTATATAGCGAGGGTTGGCCATGGCGATCTTATGCGCGGCGCGGACCGCATTGGGGCAGTATGGACAGGTGGGTGTCACGAACACCTTGATCTCAACAGGTGTGGTGATGGCGGCGACCTTTTTAACCAGCTGGGGGGACAGGTCACTTTTGCCCGCGGATACCTCGAGGATGTCGGCAAGAAGGGTTGAGAACTCATAACCGGAGGGGATGCCGAAGAAGCGGATGCCGTAGTCCTTATCCTGCTCTCCAAGAAGGATAATGGCCGGAACCTTGTCCACCCCGAACTGCTTTGCATCATCCGAATCGATCTGCAGATTGCGAACATCAAGGGTGATCTTATCCGAAAGCTCGGAAAGCTCGGTGAGTATCTCCTCGGTGGGCTGGCAGTACTCGCACTCAAGCTTCTGGGAAAAGAGCAGTATCTTGACCGGGCCTTTGAGTTTTTCATCGAACTGTTCTCGGATGTATTTTTTGTCCTCATCCTTCAACATTCCCATTATTAAGTCCTCCTTTTACTTTCCATTTACAATCAACGAGGAATGCCGAAGGAGGGAGTTGAACCCTCACGAGGTTTTATCCCCAACGGATTTTGAGTCCGCCGCGTCTGCCAGTTCCGCCACTTCGGCATCTTTGCTACATTCTAAAACAAATCAAGACAGTGTCAAGTTTTTGATCTCCTCGTGTCACAATATCCTTTCTCTTAGCACCTTAAACAAAAATAGGCTGAAATACAGCCTATAGGAAGTAATAAGACATAATTAAGGCTGAATAAGACGGAATAAGACGGAATAAGGCCATTTAATCGGCCTTATTATGGCCTTATTATAAGACGTATTTCTAATCCTGTTTCTTAATAAGGAACCAACGCGCTCCACGACCATATCCTCTCAATTCTACTAGATCAAGATTTTTGAGCCTGTCGAGTTCACGACGCAGAGTCCTTTCTGGAATAGAGGTAGTTAAAAGACGCATAATTTCTCCGATCCGAAGATCAGTATGTATAGATAGAATAGCAAGTATCTCTCGCTGTCTTTCGCTAAGTCGGAAGTCGACGCGGTAAGGAGCTATATAACCACTCGGAGTGAATTTCACCCCGACAGACCCGCCCTGTTCTACGAATTCCGGTTCTGGATGTCCAGCCTGAACGCAAAGCTCAACTATCTTTTGTGTTCCTCTACCCCACTTCTCAATCAATCCTCGTCGGAAAAACACCTCCGCTATCGACGGATTACGTAACCGCGAGGGATGGTCCCGTTTCAGATCCTCAACCCTTAAACCAGAAGGCAAGGTGCCATCGCTCCATATTTCGAGACGATCATCAAAAATGGCGAGATTCACGGCCCCGCCGATTATTGAATAATCCCGGTGACAAAAAGCATTAACCAAGGCTTCACGCAGGGCCACAGTAGGAAACAGAGGTTCATCCTCTCGCTCAAAAAGCCCTGGTTGAATCTTTCCTGCTATAGGGAGATGACGTCTTAAGAAAACCATAGCCTCTTCAAGAAGTTGGAACGCATGTCCGTAAATCTGACGGTTATCCAGAAACTCTGTTTTACTCAGACCTTTGAAGCGGGCCATCCGCAGTCCGCACTGGGGATAATCCGGTAAAAACTCCCGCCCGAAAAGTACCACTGCGGCATTAAGGATTCCTTTATCGGTCATTAAGTCAAACCTCTCAAGTATCTCTGCAGGGTCTGATCCTGTAGATTCTGGTAGACGACCGGTCTCAATCCCGCGACGAGCTGTGCGTAAAATCTCCTCTGTGTCAAGGTCCTCAATACTCCATCCTTCAGCAACTTGGGTCTCCCACCGGTGTGTGGTGTCTCTGCGTTTAGACAGAAGTTGGTCGTAGCGTTCTCGGGGCATACGACGAGTTGTATTACCGATCCTCTCATAAGGTCGGTCATCATAGGTATAGGGAACATGAGGGCCATAAGGTCTAGCTTCTAAAACAATGACCTCTCTACGAGCAGAAGTCTCTAAGGCTATCCTTTCCATAATTACATCATTGTGTAGCTTGATCTTAGCGAGCTCGTTAGCAATACCTTCCAGGGTCTTCTCTGAAATCTCTTGGCCTATGATCTCCCCATCCTTTTTAACTCCGATTAGGACATGCCCTCCTTTTCCATTAAGGAAGGCGCACAACGTTTCACAAGCGGGTTTAATCTGGGCTGTCGACTTCTTCAGCTCAAGGGTATCCCATTCCTTTTTGGCAACAATCCGCTTGAGTCCTTCGTAATCCATCTGATAATTTCCCTTGACTATCTCTAATCAGTCAAGCAAAATCGGCATCAACAGGTAAAGGCGATTTTGTTTCTCCCGCTCGCCTGGGCCACGAAGGAGAGCGGCTGAGAGCGCGCCTGTTATCTCGAACACCACCTCATCGGATTCAAGGTGCCGCAGGACATCCAGAAGATAGGAGCCGTTGTAAGCGACCTCGAAGCTATCGCCCTTATAGGAGGCGGTGAGTTCCTCCTGGGCCTCTTCACCTTCGGGCGAGAACGCGAATAACTGAAGGTTCTTGCTGCCAAGAACGAACTTGATCTGTCTGGTTACCTGATTGGTAAAGATCATCATCCGCCGCAGGGCCGCTGTTAGCTCCTCACGATGAACCGTGAGAAGATTGTTGATCTCGGCAGGTATAACCTTCTCATAATCGGGATAGGGTCCCTCGATCAGGCGGGAGACAACCTCGGTCGCTTCAAAGCTAAGACCGATCTTTGCCTCGTCAAGAAAGACATCAATGCTGCCTTCCAGCTCCTTGGGCAGGAAGCCAAAGATCTTTGTTGGAAGGATGTGGGACTGTTCTGCAATCTCCGGCACACTCTCTTTATCTTCGCTTAAAGCCATACGATGGCCGTCTGTGGCAACCATTCGGTTACGCTGGGGTTTGATCTCCCAAAGAACACCTGTCATCGCGGGACGGTCCTCGCCTCTTGAGACCGCGAACTCAACCCCCTCAAATAGCCCTTTAAGAGAGGAGGCCTCGATGTTGAACTGGATCGCCGAAGGACGCTCGAACATCTTGGGAAATTCATCAGGATCAAGTATAGGAATCCGGAAGGTGCTTCGTCCAGCCTTCAGAATAACCCGGTTTTCTTCCTTTATGAACTCTATCTCCCCGGCTGTGCTTTCCTTTACTATCCCTGCAAGTTTACGGCCGGGAAGAAGAACGCGGGCTTCTTCTGCTGCCTCTATCTCGCTTGAGGTTTTTACATAGATGTCCAGATCTGTAGCCAGAAGGGTGAGGCGTCCTTTCTGTGTAGAACAAAGGATGCTTTGAATTATAGGATAGGGCGTGCGTGAAGGAATAACAGGCACTATGCGATTTATTAACTCCTCCAGCCTATCCCTTGAGATTTTGAACCACATCTTTCCTCCTCTAATTCAACAACAGTAGAAACAAATATTACTTAGGTTGTTGTTGTTGTCAATGTGGAGTTGGTGGATTTCAGTGTAACCTTCAGTCGTATCAGAACTTAGATACGCAGAGGCATGTTGAGAATTCTGTTGACTAAAGGGGATATCTGTTGAAAACCAAGCGAGTCTCTCATAACCCACAATCCTATCCACGGTTTATCCTCTGTTCTATCCCCATAATCTTTTCCTTGAACTCAAGGTCCTCTTCGGTCAATCTTTTTATTTTATCTATTGCGTGAATCACGGTTGTATGATCTTTGCCTCCGAAGAAGCGGCCGATCTCTTTGAGTGAGATCCCCAGCATCTTGCGAATAATGAACATCGCCGACTGTCTGGCAAGGGCAAGTGGTGCTGTGCGTCGTCTGCCCTTTATCTCCTCGATTGTTACGTTGAACGTACGCGCCACCTGTTTTGTTATGCGGTTTGGTGTGGTGCGTGGACGGTTTCTTAAAAGATCGTGAAGCACCTCCTCTGCAAGTGAGGTTGTAAGGCCTTGTCCTGTAAGTGATGAGAGAGCAAGCAGCCTTATCAGCGCGCCTTCAAGCTCGCGGACGTTTGAGCGAATCCTTGATGCGATGTAGTAGGCCACGTCCTGCGGCAGGCTCTGGCTCTCCGAGTAGGCCTTTCTGCGCAGGATAGCTATACGTGTTTCAAGGTCAGGGGGTTGGATATCTACTACCAGCCCACCGGAGAAGCGGGAGGCGAGGCGTTCCTCAAGGGTTGGGATCTCGCGCGGCGGACGGTCCGAGGTCAACACCACCTGCTTTCCACCCTCGTAGAGATGATTGAAGAGGTGGAAGATCTCCTCCTGCAGCGACTCCTTTCCGCGAAGGAAGTGGATGTCATCGATAAGCAAGAGATCCTTGGATCGGTAGCGATTCTTGAACTCCATCCTGGTTCCCTTCTCAAGGGCGTCGATGAGTTCGATAAAGAGGGTCTCTGCCGGGATGTATGCAACCGCGAGTTTCGGGCGTGCGCGGTGCAGATAGTTTCCGATAGCCTGAAGGAGGTGGGTTTTGCCCAGCCCTACGCCGCCGTAGATAAACAACGGATTGTAGACCTCCGAGGGGGCCTCTGCAACGGCAAGGGCTGCGGCATGTGCGAAGCGGTTTTGCTCCCCGACCACGAAGTTGGCAAATGTATACCGCTCCTGTAGTCGTGAGCCGTCCTTGGCGTAGACGATACGTCGCCTCGTAAACCTCGGCCTTGCTGCACCCGGCTCGACCTTGCGCGCCCTAAACGCAATCCGAAGATCGCCTGAGTTGACCTCGGCTAAAGCGTCCGCGAGTGCCTTGCTGTAGTACTCCTCTATCCACTCCACGAAGAACGGATTCGGGACCTCAACCAGAAGCATGCCTTCTCGCTGTTCCAGAAAGCGTGTGGGCTTAAACCAGGTGTTGAAGCCTTCCTCAGGGATCAGGGTCTTCAGATGCTCGAGTACGGCGTTCCAGAGGGTTTCGGCACTCACTTTTCCTCCGGGTTATCCACAGGCTTATCCACAATCTCTCCATCTACAACTTGCTGGTTTACGTAACTTGACCCTCC carries:
- a CDS encoding transcriptional regulator; amino-acid sequence: MDYEGLKRIVAKKEWDTLELKKSTAQIKPACETLCAFLNGKGGHVLIGVKKDGEIIGQEISEKTLEGIANELAKIKLHNDVIMERIALETSARREVIVLEARPYGPHVPYTYDDRPYERIGNTTRRMPRERYDQLLSKRRDTTHRWETQVAEGWSIEDLDTEEILRTARRGIETGRLPESTGSDPAEILERFDLMTDKGILNAAVVLFGREFLPDYPQCGLRMARFKGLSKTEFLDNRQIYGHAFQLLEEAMVFLRRHLPIAGKIQPGLFEREDEPLFPTVALREALVNAFCHRDYSIIGGAVNLAIFDDRLEIWSDGTLPSGLRVEDLKRDHPSRLRNPSIAEVFFRRGLIEKWGRGTQKIVELCVQAGHPEPEFVEQGGSVGVKFTPSGYIAPYRVDFRLSERQREILAILSIHTDLRIGEIMRLLTTSIPERTLRRELDRLKNLDLVELRGYGRGARWFLIKKQD
- the dnaN gene encoding DNA polymerase III subunit beta, producing MWFKISRDRLEELINRIVPVIPSRTPYPIIQSILCSTQKGRLTLLATDLDIYVKTSSEIEAAEEARVLLPGRKLAGIVKESTAGEIEFIKEENRVILKAGRSTFRIPILDPDEFPKMFERPSAIQFNIEASSLKGLFEGVEFAVSRGEDRPAMTGVLWEIKPQRNRMVATDGHRMALSEDKESVPEIAEQSHILPTKIFGFLPKELEGSIDVFLDEAKIGLSFEATEVVSRLIEGPYPDYEKVIPAEINNLLTVHREELTAALRRMMIFTNQVTRQIKFVLGSKNLQLFAFSPEGEEAQEELTASYKGDSFEVAYNGSYLLDVLRHLESDEVVFEITGALSAALLRGPGEREKQNRLYLLMPILLD
- a CDS encoding glutaredoxin, with protein sequence MGMLKDEDKKYIREQFDEKLKGPVKILLFSQKLECEYCQPTEEILTELSELSDKITLDVRNLQIDSDDAKQFGVDKVPAIILLGEQDKDYGIRFFGIPSGYEFSTLLADILEVSAGKSDLSPQLVKKVAAITTPVEIKVFVTPTCPYCPNAVRAAHKIAMANPRYIKAQMIESVEFPHLANKYAVYGVPKTIINERVQFEGAMPEAAVVEQVLSALTQPES
- a CDS encoding chromosomal replication initiation protein DnaA, which codes for MSAETLWNAVLEHLKTLIPEEGFNTWFKPTRFLEQREGMLLVEVPNPFFVEWIEEYYSKALADALAEVNSGDLRIAFRARKVEPGAARPRFTRRRIVYAKDGSRLQERYTFANFVVGEQNRFAHAAALAVAEAPSEVYNPLFIYGGVGLGKTHLLQAIGNYLHRARPKLAVAYIPAETLFIELIDALEKGTRMEFKNRYRSKDLLLIDDIHFLRGKESLQEEIFHLFNHLYEGGKQVVLTSDRPPREIPTLEERLASRFSGGLVVDIQPPDLETRIAILRRKAYSESQSLPQDVAYYIASRIRSNVRELEGALIRLLALSSLTGQGLTTSLAEEVLHDLLRNRPRTTPNRITKQVARTFNVTIEEIKGRRRTAPLALARQSAMFIIRKMLGISLKEIGRFFGGKDHTTVIHAIDKIKRLTEEDLEFKEKIMGIEQRINRG
- a CDS encoding thioredoxin-disulfide reductase — translated: MLRYGEEVEFSFSVTGPPKVDLKDSYDVVVIGGGPSGLTAAIYTSRAQLSTLVVNKGAPGGLVATTEWIENYPGFPDGVAGAELGRAMQSQAQRFGTEFASGEPEEIHLAADPKVIRVAGQDIKARAVIIATGTTPKKLGVPGEKKLYGRGVSYCATCDGPFFADKELLVVGAGSSGVQESLFLAKFASKITIVEFLPTIQAERILIERFKKTGKGSFLLNQEVLAIEGEETVTGVRVRDRDSNEEKLIPAGGVFIYVGLLPQTEAFADQLKLDQWGCIEVDSNLRTNVEGVWAAGDVVSGATRQIAAAVGSGTIAAIEVEHYLSSKS